The sequence GTGATATAaccagcgtcctccctcctgccgaGCGATGTATCTGTTCAGCAGAGGCTGGAAGACATTGCATCCGCTCCCCACAGGCTTCTGTTGCCTGCGCTGAGCATATtatgtcgctcagcaggagggagcaggagggaaagacatagctttttacgtgtttCCATACTGTCTTTTTGACAGGATATTTCGTAAACTGAGGAGAAGGAGGCAAAAACTTTGTCAATGGGTATGCTCAGCGAATACGTCGGGAGCGTTCATCGATGTATACTAAAAACAAGGTGTGAACCAAGCCTTACCATGACTTCCATAAGACATGTGATTTTTTACAAGATTACTACATCTAATAACACATCCTCATCACTCTTCCCCAACCATTGATAAAGACCATACAACTTTATCATTAATGGCATTTTTTTTATGGACTTTAATGTCCACGAATAGGTGACAAGTTGAGGTTTCCTATCATGAGGTAGGGGGTCTGGTGACTCCCATAGGGTCCCCACAACATGAACCATCATTTGTTGATCATTCTGGAGCCTTCACCAATCGGCCCTATCTACCGACTAGTCTGAACgtattatgtatatatgcaatataatgaaaaaaaaatttagttcTGTACAAAACAGTCATTTAGACGCATTAAGCAATTTCTGAAAGGtgctaattatttttttttggggaggTTTACTGAATGATCCAGACATATTTcttacatagtcatatatatgtatttatatgcttaTATTACATAAAAGCCAGGACCCTTTACAAGGTATCAATAAATTCCTATTTCCCCAAGATACACAAATGGTCAAATATCTACATCTTGTGCTAAGAGATTCACAAGAAATTGCTACATAAATCGCTCCGTGCACATAGAAAAGAATCACGGAAACATGAATGgaccaatataaaaaaaagaaacaaagaaaaacaacaaACTTGTGTATAAGTATGTGTACAAATATACTATAATCATATGGATCTAATGTACACAGCGAACACAAGGATAGTGCAACAGAGCGAAGAACTTGCCGGCACTCATCCTTCACGtggactgatactttgtatcacaAGGTGCTTCAggctgcgccccctagtgccgGAGAACGGAAACAGGCATGGGATTTTTGGGGGCTGAGTGCACAAAAGTTCTGCTTCCTATTAAGAGAGGaaaaagaagagaggagagagggagaaaagaccccccccccccctcccccgactATAACTGGAACTGAAGAGGCTACTGGTATATGTAATAGCTAGAAATGTATACACTGGCACATACACCATGTGCTGTGTTTTAAGTGCACATCTACCAAGAAGCATCATAATCTGCATGACACATACATCAAAAGGTGCTCTGCAATAATAGACCATTACATGGAAATGACACGCCACTCTGCATGAAACACAGATATGCTACATATTTTCTGTATGTGTCTGAAACAGATGGTTCCAGCTACTCTACATACTATGACCTCTTCTGCAGGCCTGAAAATATTGACGTGTGCTCAGTTCCCCCAGAGAATCTGGGTACCCTCTCCTACTGCTGATAATGGGAACATCCTTTCCGATCTTCTAATCCACTCCTCCACAGCTGGGTAAAGAATGTTCATATGTGGCTGGGAATCTGGTTCATCCCTTGTCATGATTTGTGGGTGTCTTCTCACCTCCTctctgtaaataaaaaaacagaaaaggaaaTAAACATGGATGATGTGAATCGATGTTAAGGTAGGTAATATGTATCTTCATCAAGGAATAagaatgaccgttctgctccattaatctctatggagctgactgatATTGCCAAGTGCcaagatctccgtcagctccatagagatcaaatggagcagaacagtgatgcgcggccgcctgctccattagtctgacgaaggtacatgggaccccatgatcagcaagttaggccctttcccgtggatagggcctaacttttgtttctgggaaaacccctttaaggatacaaAATACTATATTAAAGCATTGAACCAAAGTGGCTCATCAGACCCTTctttaggtaagtataaatgttttttttttttttaattacagcaaTGGACAAAAGGTGATATAGAGCGATTTAGGGCACTAAGCCACAGGTTCGTGTGGACCTGCAaggggctaagtgtcccaaatcccaTGATCAGGTCTACAATAtctacaataaagttttcaacAGTCTGTATATTGACAACTAGCCCACTACAATTTAGGATTACGATTACACTTCTTCCACGTACTGTTGACTTCTGTACCCCCCCCTCGCCTTGTGATCCAAGGTAGGGGGGGGCCTGGGCAGTGAGAATGGGTGGGGCAGGTGAGGATGCCATGGTGCTACATGCGGACgtcacaggaagcagagaaggggCTGTTGGTGGCGTTATCAGACGCTGTAAATCACAACGCTGCTGTAAGTTTTGAACAAGTTGATAAAGGACATTTTGCTGTTCctaggaaagaaaaaaaacacaatatcatGATTTATGAACAAAATAATGTTTACATTCATGTCATTTACAAGCCTTAAGATCTCACCATTCATAATGCATGGATGAGATAGAATTTTTAAATCCCAAGGACTTTGATCTCTCTTATGTGCTCAAATGAGAGGATCCACAGATGGGATTGGGTGtacaagtggggaaaaaaatgacTAGTTCTGTACGTACTTACCACAGTGAGATGAGCAGAGGTGAGCTGATGCAACTGTTGTGCTGGTTGCCTCTGCTGTTCTGGCAGTGTACTCAGTGGGGGGAGACTGCAATAGGAAAGAATAAAACATGTTTTGGTCAATCACGAGGAAAGTGTAAGTAAGTGTAAGTGAATAAAACATGAGAATTTGGGTCCTCCACATATACCAACTCACCTAGTTGGTATGTGACTACTGGCAGTCCCGCTGCACAGAGGGTTTGGAGTCTGTCCTGATGTGGTCTGTAGGCCCCCTGCAATACTTCCTAGAATACTACTCAGTGATAGAGCTGCTGGATTCCCAGAAAGAGCTCCAAGAAGAGGAATGGTTGTCAGTGCAGAGGGGGCTCCAGGGCCTGGGGTCCGTATTAGTCCATTCATTAGTTGTTCTGCTCCAATTGTGGGAAGTGACGCAGCTGTCTGAGAAAGGGGACCTGGGGGTGGAGTGCTGTGTACGGATAGGCAGGAGCTGCTTCTGCTGGGGCAGCCAGAGTGTGGGTCCTATACAAGAATAGAGGGGAAAAGGTCAttaaatggggggaaaaaaaactgaaaaaaacacaaaaaaaagtgtgTGAGTGCAGAAGAAAGCGGGCAATTTCAATAGCTAGATAACAATCTGTGCACAAGAAAGTAAAAGACTGTTCTCAAGGGTATTCAACCTGGACTTTCTGAATGCCCTGTATTACAAGCAGCATCCGCCAGGAATATATGGCACATGTAGCTTCTTTTTATCACATGCAGCTTTGTCAGCTCCTACCCATGTTGTATGAACTATCTAGAACAGTAAAGATGGAAAACAACAAGCAAGTCATTTGCAACAAAATATTACAACCAGGAAACAACTATGATGTACTTGGAAAACAGGAAAATGAGTAAATTTCACATAAAGATTGAAAACCATCCCGCGATATAACCTGACCTCAGAAGGCGAGTTTTCTGTACGAATGCTGCTCTTGGAAGTGGGACTCTTATTGCTCAAAGAGTCCTGGGAGCTCACTGCAGACACAGAGGGTAAGAGTTAGAGTGTTTATCTGTGTAGAAACTGCAAATAGCAGAGAAACTTGATTTAAAGTCTCACCATGAGGGAAATTTATTGCTGGTAAAGTAGGGGGAAAGGGACAAGAAAGCTGCACATTCAGCAGCTGCAGCTTTTCCTTGCGAGCGGTCAGTGTCAAGATCTGGTCTTGTAGTGAGCGGTTCTCTTTCTGAAGAGAATGCAACGCTTGGAGCATGTCCACAACTGTGgagaaagaacaaaaaaaaaaatcatgtacatAAGCATAAATGGCGGCCATGGGGTCTATTGTTCACGGATATGGTGCAGAGAGCAAACTGTGTCCCACTGCAACATGACCAGACAGGGGGCCGCACCACAAAAGATTCCTGCCCAGATTTGTGATGCGGCCCATTCAGCTCCTATGGAGATGGAATGAGTGAGGAacactcacccctcccatctttaCCGGCATGAGTCCTTATAGCAGTATCGTGGTAGCAGTTCTATTGGTAatccttctttattctttgggaacATGCACATTACAGAGCTATATATTTTTCTGATCTGAGCAATGATCTCTGCTCAGCTACCCATTATCTAACCCGTATATAAAATTTCTTACTGTTAACCCCTGCCTCTCCATGTTTCTCCAGCAGTTGTTCGAGGTTGGCCGTGATCTGTGGTACATTCTCACTTTGGGCAGAGGTGCCACTTGGATCATACAGTGGAGGGAGGCTGCTGATTGGTGACCTGTTGGTGGACAAAGTCCTTTCTTAGCATAAGTTTTAATATACAGTAGATTAAAAGAAGCGAAATGGAACGTACAACGCAATGTTTTATGCACTTCTGCCTTAGCAAATGTACTTACATAGAGGACAAACTTTCCCGCGGAGAACTACCTCtacatatgaagctgcagtcttcCAGTTCAGGCTCTGTGAAAAACAGAAGCTttcattgaatttttttaaaatataaaattgtagCGATACCTGGCATTTCACAGCCTAAACGACCTTGTGCATGTGACACACTCATAACTTAGTATAATTGTTGGAGAAAATTAGGCTAAATAATATCTGTAGGATACTTTGTATCCATATAGGTCACATATTCCATGATCATAAAGTTAGCAAGATAATAAGGAGGTGGCAGAATGTTATCAGAAGCTATTATTATGGATACAATCGAAACTGGAAAGGTGACCATCCACAGGATGATCACAAATCAATGTACTAATTTTGGTTGATTTAACCAACAATGTATTGTTTATGGTCTCCAGGCAGCAGATGTTGGAGCGGTAAAAGAACCCAACATTTCGCATTTAGTTGGATCTTATAGGAGCTGCTTATTCCCTCTATGAAAAACAATAGCAAGTGTACGCTAAGTTTTCATCGATATGGAAAGTCTGCCAGCTTTCTTAGGTGTATGGCCATTTTAGaacttaggctcagttcacatctgTGTTCGGTCGTCAGTTATTCCTTTcagttagggtgatgtcacacatggcgtgtttggtccatttttaaataTCCGCTTTCAGTctgtttttggcagtttaccatgcatttggctgcttacaacctgtttatctattgagataattgggaaaaatggaccaaaaactgtGGCATCACCTTTATAGTGATCCAAAACCAGGTGTGATCCAATATACAaaacaggtgcaagtctttccattatgtTATCTCTGTGTagtagccttagggtgaagacacacgtggcgtttttaggccgtttttgggacatttttagtttttaagGGTCTGCCAATTACCAATCTAACAAATTGTTTATAATCCTATACACCTAAAATAGAGGGAATAAAGTACACCACAAACTAGGATACAGAATAAatgaataatctttattgtgttaatagcTTATTAAAATGTACATAAAAGCGTTCTTTTATATACGTTTTAATAAGCTATTAACACTACAAAGATTATTCATTTATTCTGTATCCTAGTTTGTGGTGTACTTTATTCCCTCTATTTTAGGTGTATAGGATTAtagatgtatgtatgtgagggTAACCTTGTTTTCTTTGGCATAATATAAcctattacatacaagatagtctTGTATGACTTTTTTTATCAGCAGACATGTTCTAAACTGTAACAAAATGTTTagccttaaaaaaaatattcacagtTTCATGACTTGGCTCCACAATATTACACATCTTACCTGTTCTATTGTTTTCAGCCTGGCTGAGGAGAGGGGGCATTGACAAGGGGCTTCCAAATATATGAGATGATGGGATACTGAATGTGGAGCCTGCAAGTGAGAATACCTAACAAAGTAATTGGGAAAAACatagaaataaattaaaaaaagatttagCCCAAAACCAATGAACATTTAAACCCCTTgttgctgaagccacttttcaccttcctgacacggcccattttttcaattctgccctgtgtcactataagtggttataacttcggaacgctttaacatatccaagtgattttgaaatagttttctcgtgacactttgtacttcacgtttgtggaaaaattttggtggtatgtgttgcatttatttatgagaaaattagatatttggtgaaaatttaaaaaaattcacaaTTCTTGTAATTCAAAATGATCTATTTTTTCCACACATAACAGCCAAAAAAAGGAATAACTAACATTTAttaaggggctttgaacgttaggtgtgatttttcacatattcataaaaaacttaaaatcctgcttttgagggacctgctcaggtttcaagtacttttgagaggcctaaaaaaaagtaaaaccccataaattaccccattataaaaactacaccccttaacgtacgtaaaacaactcttatgaagtctgttaaccctttaattgttttacaggggttaaaaccaaATCGTATGCAATTTATAAAtaaccgtattttttggactataaaaggcgcacaaaaaatcctttgattttctcagaaatcaaaggtgcaccttatagtccgtacttacagacaacagctgccttgaactgtgcacaggtctgccacctgctggtcattcatccttataatcaggtgcgccttataatccggtgcaccttatatatgaacctagatgttttagcaggcatttattgatggtgcgccttataatctggtgcgctttatagtccgaaaaatatggtaatttttGAATTTTGATAAAATactaaaacgctccacaaagtttgatacccaatttaccTAATCTAATCTCCACAAAatgatacaaatatatatatatatacatacatacatacacagatatacTTGTGGTAATGTTATTGGATCATATGTTCAAACCTGCGTGGTGGAAGCTGTAGAAGATGGGGTGATGGAGCAGCCTCTGCTGTATGGAGTAAGGGAGCTCTGATGAGGCAAGAGACTGGATGAGAGTGGAGTGCTGCAGGCTGCCCTCACGGAGATGGGGTCCTTATTACTGGTATAGATTCCTAAGATAAGAAGAATAAATAACAGGAGGGGTAAATTGGTCATGTGCACAGTGACTCTTTCAGGCAGGATAAGACAATGCATTTCTCTATAAAGGATGTACCTGAGGACATCAGGGGTGATTCCATGCTGTGCAGGGAGGATGAGTGAGTATACTGCCGTGGTGGCAAGGGCAAGGTGGAAGAAGCAATACTATGAGAAGGGTTGTTTTTGCTCCCTCGAGGTCTCCCAGGGCCATGCCTGCTTTTCCTACTTCCTTTATGTTTTTTCTCTCGTGGAGGTTCACTCCCTTCTCTGCTCCATTTCTGTGGTCTATGTTCAACCGGAGAAGGATCCCATGGTCGGCTGTGAGTTGTTGAGTCACTTGAAAAGCGCATAATAGAGCCAAAGCTGGAGAAGGTGAGTTCTGGAGGAGAGGATGGTGTAGGTCTGGAAGACCTTCCTacttcctcctcatcttcttcctcatcctcccCTTCTTCCTGCTCTTCCAATTTGGGGAATGTTACCAGTTCAGGAGGAGAGGAAGCACTACCTGCAAGTGAAATTGTAATAAGTGCTAAGAAAAGAGGGCCTCTACATTTGACATGTTTTATGCAACCTAAAACACTAGTACCAAAATCCTAAGATCCCTGAGTTTTTCCGACTAGAGGTGTTTAGTCCATGGGAAAATGCAGGTATAAAATTTGTCCATCAGCTGCATACAGAATTTTCGGCTCCAGAGGAGGAATTTCACTTGTCACATAACCAATTTTAACCATAACCTTCTTATAGTTTTTACAACCAAGACCTGCCTGGACTGCATAAGCAGAGTCAGCGGTGCTAACTAAAGACACATTCCCATAGCCCAGAAAGGAAGTACTGGCAGGTTAATCTCGGTATTATATACACACCTGATTGATGCCTATTTAAAGTTAAGCAAAAGTGGGTGGAGGCCTTGGGGACAATAACAGATGAGAAATGAGAGTACATTCTTTCATCTGTCCCTAGAGTACATCAGGTACCAATACCATCAAACCTGTGCACTGTCTATTGGGGTATCTGGAGGAGCTACCGGTGACTGAATGGGCCAAAACGGCGCTGCAGAGAGCCTTATACCAAGCTAGGAAACTGATAGCCCAGAGAGGGCTGAGCCCAGATCCTCCGTCTTTACGTGAATTCACGGAGCGTATGGGAGTACTAATTAAAATGGAGAAAGGAGTCTGCCTTTCTTGGCCGGGTGAGGGGAGTCAGAGTCCTAATATCATACTCCATACTTTAATGCTGGATTGATGTGGGGGCAGGGGAGAAAAAGGGGTTATACTGTAAACACCCGATTTACTTCTAATGTTAATTTCTGCCCGACACATGACTATTAAACAgaccaggggagggggagggagttggGGATTGTTCTGTATGTTTGTGATATTAAAAACTTGAAAATTctcaataaaaaatttaaaaaaaacaaaaaaaaacacactagcACCATATATCCCTCGATATGTACAGTTCAGGTAGATTATATTTACATCTATGTCAACATGGAGTTGATGACTTTGTTGTTTATAGCCTATGCAGAACTGGTTTTCTATAGGAAAAATATTGTTAAAGAGAAAATTATGGC comes from Engystomops pustulosus chromosome 6, aEngPut4.maternal, whole genome shotgun sequence and encodes:
- the MLLT6 gene encoding protein AF-17 isoform X2 produces the protein MKEMVGGCCVCLDERGWAENPLVYCDGHGCNVAVHQACYGIVQVPTGPWFCRKCESQERAARVRCELCPHKEGALKRTDNGGWAHVVCALYIPEVQFANVLTMEPIVLQYVPHDRFNKTCYICEDQGRESRAASGACMTCNRHGCRQAFHVTCAQMAGLLCEEEAQEVDNVKYIGYCKYHYNKMVRDPQKVSRLPCPFIPGRCSRSGSPSIEKPLLYRERQKKSHKDRERVRHRKHRNSPGHITAPPLLPISTEKLESSTDSPEVTRSEKGKKTSGHRGRKTGAGKGVPGAGSASSTGSASSPPELVTFPKLEEQEEGEDEEEDEEEVGRSSRPTPSSPPELTFSSFGSIMRFSSDSTTHSRPWDPSPVEHRPQKWSREGSEPPREKKHKGSRKSRHGPGRPRGSKNNPSHSIASSTLPLPPRQYTHSSSLHSMESPLMSSGIYTSNKDPISVRAACSTPLSSSLLPHQSSLTPYSRGCSITPSSTASTTQVFSLAGSTFSIPSSHIFGSPLSMPPLLSQAENNRTEPELEDCSFICRGSSPRESLSSMSPISSLPPLYDPSGTSAQSENVPQITANLEQLLEKHGEAGVNIVDMLQALHSLQKENRSLQDQILTLTARKEKLQLLNVQLSCPFPPTLPAINFPHVSSQDSLSNKSPTSKSSIRTENSPSEDPHSGCPSRSSSCLSVHSTPPPGPLSQTAASLPTIGAEQLMNGLIRTPGPGAPSALTTIPLLGALSGNPAALSLSSILGSIAGGLQTTSGQTPNPLCSGTASSHIPTSLPPLSTLPEQQRQPAQQLHQLTSAHLTVEQQNVLYQLVQNLQQRCDLQRLITPPTAPSLLPVTSACSTMASSPAPPILTAQAPPYLGSQGEGGVQKSTRGGEKTPTNHDKG
- the MLLT6 gene encoding protein AF-17 isoform X1; the encoded protein is MRLVLRTMVVTQACYGIVQVPTGPWFCRKCESQERAARVRCELCPHKEGALKRTDNGGWAHVVCALYIPEVQFANVLTMEPIVLQYVPHDRFNKTCYICEDQGRESRAASGACMTCNRHGCRQAFHVTCAQMAGLLCEEEAQEVDNVKYIGYCKYHYNKMVRDPQKVSRLPCPFIPGRCSRSGSPSIEKPLLYRERQKKSHKDRERVRHRKHRNSPGHITAPPLLPISTEKLESSTDSPEVTRSEKGKKTSGHRGRKTGAGKGVPGAGSASSTGSASSPPELVTFPKLEEQEEGEDEEEDEEEVGRSSRPTPSSPPELTFSSFGSIMRFSSDSTTHSRPWDPSPVEHRPQKWSREGSEPPREKKHKGSRKSRHGPGRPRGSKNNPSHSIASSTLPLPPRQYTHSSSLHSMESPLMSSGIYTSNKDPISVRAACSTPLSSSLLPHQSSLTPYSRGCSITPSSTASTTQVFSLAGSTFSIPSSHIFGSPLSMPPLLSQAENNRTEPELEDCSFICRGSSPRESLSSMSPISSLPPLYDPSGTSAQSENVPQITANLEQLLEKHGEAGVNIVDMLQALHSLQKENRSLQDQILTLTARKEKLQLLNVQLSCPFPPTLPAINFPHVSSQDSLSNKSPTSKSSIRTENSPSEDPHSGCPSRSSSCLSVHSTPPPGPLSQTAASLPTIGAEQLMNGLIRTPGPGAPSALTTIPLLGALSGNPAALSLSSILGSIAGGLQTTSGQTPNPLCSGTASSHIPTSLPPLSTLPEQQRQPAQQLHQLTSAHLTVEQQNVLYQLVQNLQQRCDLQRLITPPTAPSLLPVTSACSTMASSPAPPILTAQAPPYLGSQGEGGVQKSTRGGEKTPTNHDKG